The following proteins are co-located in the Vigna angularis cultivar LongXiaoDou No.4 chromosome 2, ASM1680809v1, whole genome shotgun sequence genome:
- the LOC108329620 gene encoding riboflavin biosynthesis protein PYRR, chloroplastic — protein sequence MALSCLTLSANPSSMIWKCKASLPTSPHALDATYIRRAAHLADKSAGFTSPHPNFGCVILSPAGHVAGEGYLYAQGTAAAEVQAVDAAGERCRGATAYLNMEPGDCHGDHSAVSAMIQGGVKRVVIGMRHPLQHLRGNAVRALRNQGLHVDVLGEDLTGNLVEDAQKECLLVNAPLICRAASRVPFSVLKYAMTLDGKIAASSGHASWISSKQSRNLVFELRGRSDAVIVGGNTVRRDNPRLTARHGGGHMPMRIVMTQTLDLPEEANLWDMSEVSTIVVTQRGARRSFQKLLASKGVEVVEFDILTPREVMEYFHDRGYLSILWECGGTLAASAISSGVIHKVYAFVAPKIIGGKNAPSPVGDLGMVEMTQALNLIDVCYDQVGPDMLISGFLQPLPDVIPVIPSRDETFVVDPTVSPYESSIIFFYKTWDLYGALSNFSPHPIQIHDEDGDCVTWLSVEHYYQAHKFVGVDDPIAQDCVERIKSAKSPEEAARIGRSMQKQKPDLIRSDWENIKIDVMYKALKCKFSIYPHLKTLLLSTAGSVLVEASPHDLFWGGGREGEGLNYLGRLLMKLRSEFLGESSSSSETPSLTV from the exons ATGGCCCTGTCGTGTCTCACTCTCAGCGCAAACCCTTCTTCAATGATCTGGAAATGCAAAGCGTCCCTTCCCACCTCACCACACGCGCTCGACGCCACCTACATCCGACGCGCCGCCCACCTCGCCGACAAATCCGCCGGCTTCACTTCCCCCCACCCCAACTTTGGCTGCGTCATCCTCTCACCCGCCGGCCACGTCGCTGGCGAGGGCTACCTCTACGCTCAGGGTACCGCAGCCGCGGAGGTCCAGGCCGTCGACGCCGCGGGCGAACGCTGCCGAGGCGCCACGGCATACCTGAACATGGAGCCCGGCGACTGCCACGGCGACCACAGTGCCGTGTCTGCTATGATCCAG GGAGGGGTCAAAAGAGTTGTGATTGGAATGAGGCATCCCCTGCAACATCTCCGTGGCAATGCTGTGCGTGCACTCAGAAATCAAGGACTGCATGTTGATGTTCTTGGAGAGGATCTCACTGGTAATCTCGTTGAG GATGCACAGAAAGAGTGTCTTCTTGTCAATGCACCTTTGATTTGTAGAGCTGCTTCTCGTGTTCCCTTTTCTGTTCTCAAGTATGCTATGACCCTTGATG GAAAAATTGCAGCTAGCAGTGGCCATGCGTCATGGATAAGCAGCAAGCAGTCTAGAAATCTGGTGTTTGAGCTACGGGGTAGAAGCGATGCTGTTATTGTGGGAGGAAATACCGTTCGAAGGGACA ATCCAAGACTAACAGCCAGACATGGAGGAGGGCATATGCCAATGCGCATTGTGATGACCCAGACTCTTGATCTTCCAGAGGAAGCAAACCTATGGGACATGTCGGAGGTTTCTACCATAGTCGTAACACAAAGGGGTGCAAGGAGGAGTTTCCAGAAGCTGCTTGCATCTAAAGGAGTTGAGGTTGTGGAGTTTGACATATTAACTCCCCGAGAAGTTATGGAGTATTTCCATGATCGTGGTTATCTTTCAATTTTATGGGAATGTGGAGGAACATTGGCGGCTTCAGCTATTTCATCTGGAGTAATTCACAAG GTTTATGCTTTTGTTGCTCCTAAAATTATTGGTGGAAAGAATGCACCATCTCCTGTGGGAGATCTTGGGATGGTTGAGATGACACAGGCTTTAAATCTAATTGATGTTTGCTACGACCAG GTTGGACCCGACATGCTTATTAGTGGATTTCTTCAGCCCTTACCCGATGTGATACCCGTAATCCCATCACGTGATGAAACTTTTGTTGTTGATCCTACTGTCTCACCATATGAGTCAAGTatcatatttttctataaaacatGGGATCTTTACGGTGCATTGTCAAATTTCTCTCCTCATCCCATTCAAATACATGATGAAGACGGTGACTGTGTGACTTGGTTGAGTGTTGAGCATTACTACCAG GCACACAAGTTTGTTGGGGTGGATGATCCTATAGCACAAGATTGTGTTGAAAGGATTAAATCTGCAAAAAGTCCAGAAGAAGCTGCAAGAATTGGACGGTCAATGCAAAAGCAGAAACCTGATCTG ATAAGATCTGACTGGGAGAACATAAAGATCGATGTGATGTACAAGGCACTGAAGTGCAAGTTCTCAATCTACCCGCATTTGAAAACTTTGCTGCTATCCACTGCTGGTTCTGTTCTAGTTGAGGCTTCACCACATGATCTGTTTTGGGGTGGAGGGCGAGAGGGAGAGGGCTTAAATTATCTCGGCAGATTGTTGATGAAATTAAGATCAGAGTTTCTTGGGGAGTCTTCATCATCAAGTGAGACCCCTAGTTTAACTGTATAG
- the LOC108329193 gene encoding uncharacterized protein LOC108329193, translating into MSSKERPTLGGTRIKTRKRNIAAPLDPAAFSDAVVQIYLDNAGDLELIAKSIESSDLNFSRYGDTFFEVVFTGGRTQPGTTKPDEGDRHPYSIIECEPKREVILPSVIYIQKILRRRPFLIKNLENVMRRFLQSLELFEENERKKLAIFTALAFSQKLSGLPPETVLQPLLKDNLVAKGLVLSFMTDFFKEYLIDNSLDDLISILKRGKVEDNLLDFFPPTKRSNEAFSEHFSKEGLVALVEYNEKKIFEVKLKEMKAALTTQITEEADTSEVIETVKLRVRDAKLPDIEVVRVVWDVLMDAVQWSGKNQQQNANAALRQVKTWAELLNTFCTSGKLELELMYKVQMQCYEDAKLMKLFPEIVRSLYDQDVLAEDTILHWFRKGTNPKGRQTFVKALEPFVNWLEEAEEEE; encoded by the exons ATGAG ctCGAAGGAGAGACCCACTCTTGG TGGCACGCGGATTAAGACCCGCAAACGGAATATTGCAGCGCCCCTGGACCCTGCAGCATTCTCGGATGCAGTGGTCCAGATTTATTTGGATAATGCTGGTGATCTG GAACTTATTGCTAAGAGCATTGAATCTTCAGACCTTAACTTCTCAAGATACGGTGACACCTTTTTTGAG GTTGTTTTCACTGGGGGTCGTACACAACCTGGAACTACCAAGCCTGATGAAGGGGACCGCCATCCTTACTCCATAATAGAGTGTGAGCCTAAGCGTGAAGTCATCCTACCATCTGTAATCTATATACAAAAGATTTTGAGGCGAAGGCCATTTCTCATCAAGAACCTTGAAAATGTCATGCGAAGGTTCCTCCAGTCATTGGAGCTTTTCGAGGAAAATGAGAGGAAGAAGTTGGCAATCTTCACAGCTCTTGCATTCTCCCAGAAGCTGTCTGGTCTCCCACCAGAAACTGTTCTCCAACCACTGCTTAAAGATAACCTTGTGGCCAAAGGGCTAGTTCTGTCATTTATGACTGACTTCTTTAAGGAGTATCTGATTGACAATAGCCTTGATGATCTTATTTCAATTCTGAAACGGGGAAAAGTAGAGGATAATCTTTTGGACTTTTTCCCCCCTACAAAAAGATCCAATGAAGCTTTCTCTGAGCATTTCAG CAAGGAAGGACTGGTGGCCTTggttgaatataatgaaaagaaaattttcgaGGTGAAATTGAAGGAAATGAAGGCTGCTTTAACAACACAAATAACAGAGGAGGCTGATACCTCTGAAGTCATTGAGACAGTGAAGTTGCGGGTTAGGGATGCTAAATTGCCAGACATTGAGGTGGTGCGGGTAGTGTGGGATGTTTTAATGGATGCTGTTCAGTGGTCAGGGAAAAATCAGCAACAGAATGCAAACGCAGCCCTCCGACAG GTAAAAACTTGGGCAGAACTGTTGAATACATTCTGTACCAGTGGGAAACTTGAGCTGGAACTGATGTACAAAGTACAAATGCAATGCTATGAGGATGCTAAACTTATGAAGCTGTTCCCTGAGATTGTTAGATCTCTCTATGACCAGGATGTACTGGCTGAAGATACAATTCTTCATTGGTTCCGAAAAGGAACAAACCCTAAGGGCAG GCAAACCTTTGTGAAGGCGCTGGAACCCTTTGTTAATTGGCTGGAGGAGGCTGAAGAGGAGGAGTAA